In Thermoanaerobaculia bacterium, one genomic interval encodes:
- a CDS encoding ribbon-helix-helix protein, CopG family produces the protein MSEPRRTTIYLDADLHRALRLRAAESDESVSAMVNDAVRQALAEDAADLEALRKRAREPALDFESVVRDLERRGRL, from the coding sequence ATGAGCGAACCCCGTCGCACGACGATCTATCTCGACGCCGACCTGCATCGGGCGCTGCGTCTGCGCGCGGCGGAGTCGGACGAGTCGGTCTCGGCCATGGTGAACGACGCTGTCCGCCAGGCGCTCGCCGAAGATGCCGCCGACCTCGAGGCGCTCCGCAAGCGCGCCCGAGAGCCGGCTCTCGACTTCGAGAGCGTCGTGCGCGATCTCGAACGGCGTGGCCGGCTATAG
- a CDS encoding type II toxin-antitoxin system RelE/ParE family toxin — protein sequence MAGYSLEIRRSAARELEGIEPRDRRLKIIERIRALAREPHPPGTQKLAGSKNAYRIRHGDYRVLYEILEAERRIVVVKIGHRREVYR from the coding sequence GTGGCCGGCTATAGCCTCGAAATCCGGCGCTCGGCGGCGCGCGAGCTCGAGGGTATCGAGCCCCGAGATCGGCGCCTGAAGATCATCGAACGCATCCGCGCCCTGGCTCGCGAGCCCCACCCGCCCGGCACCCAGAAACTCGCCGGCAGCAAGAACGCCTACCGCATCCGCCATGGCGACTACCGTGTCCTCTACGAGATCCTCGAAGCCGAACGCCGGATCGTCGTCGTGAAGATCGGCCATCGGCGTGAGGTCTACCGCTGA